In one window of Demequina sp. NBRC 110054 DNA:
- a CDS encoding DUF2469 domain-containing protein, with translation MSSDDLENYETEAELALYREYRDVVGLFQYVVETERRFYLANKVDLQVRASGGDVYFEVSMTDAWVWDVYRSARLVKKVRVVTFKDVNIEELAHDDDPTIPDIRQLRGR, from the coding sequence GTGAGCAGCGACGACCTGGAGAACTACGAGACCGAGGCGGAGCTGGCGCTCTACCGTGAGTACCGCGACGTGGTGGGCCTGTTCCAGTACGTGGTCGAGACCGAGCGCCGGTTCTATCTGGCGAACAAGGTCGACCTCCAGGTGCGCGCCTCGGGGGGCGATGTCTACTTCGAGGTGAGCATGACCGACGCGTGGGTGTGGGACGTGTACCGCTCCGCGCGCCTCGTGAAGAAGGTGCGCGTCGTGACGTTCAAGGACGTCAACATTGAGGAGCTCGCGCACGACGACGACCCGACGATCCCCGACATCAGGCAACTCCGCGGGAGATAG
- the lepB gene encoding signal peptidase I — MGIIVVAALVLSLIIKTFFFQSFWIPSGSMHPTLVEGDRILVTKWRPDPLELRRGDVVVFKDPGGWLSGSETVEATGVRKAAQDVLQFVGLLPEDAGEHLVKRVIGLPGDEIVCESADSQVMVNGVYLDEDYLAEGSQPCGAEFSVTVPDNSLWVMGDNRDNSADSRYHMGLPGGGTIPVSSVVGTAFVTVWPVENWGGIGNPLVDSNQA; from the coding sequence ATCGGGATCATCGTCGTCGCGGCGCTGGTCCTGTCTCTCATCATCAAGACATTCTTCTTCCAGTCGTTCTGGATCCCCTCCGGGTCGATGCACCCGACGCTGGTGGAAGGCGACCGGATCCTCGTCACCAAGTGGCGACCCGACCCCCTCGAGCTGCGACGCGGCGACGTCGTCGTCTTCAAGGACCCGGGCGGCTGGCTCTCAGGCTCCGAGACCGTCGAGGCGACCGGCGTCCGCAAGGCCGCACAGGACGTCCTCCAGTTCGTCGGGCTCCTGCCTGAGGACGCGGGCGAGCACCTCGTGAAGCGCGTGATCGGGCTGCCCGGCGATGAGATCGTCTGCGAGAGCGCGGACAGCCAGGTCATGGTCAACGGCGTCTACCTCGACGAGGACTATCTGGCCGAGGGCTCGCAGCCGTGCGGCGCCGAGTTCTCCGTCACCGTGCCCGACAACTCGCTGTGGGTCATGGGCGACAACCGCGACAACTCCGCGGACTCCCGCTATCACATGGGACTTCCCGGGGGCGGCACGATCCCCGTCAGCTCCGTGGTCGGCACGGCCTTCGTGACCGTGTGGCCGGTCGAGAACTGGGGCGGCATCGGCAACCCGCTCGTCGACTCCAACCAGGCCTGA
- a CDS encoding ferredoxin reductase family protein — protein MTIIETPPGDHRPAPLPIRRDAGALAREVGTPTEAVARRRSLRADMLEAAVWLTAVTGIAFMIGSGAFLDSGFWGWLGMIARALGIVAAVMMLMQLLLASRAPWIDRVIGHDKAVALHTKYGVTSFVVMLLHIAVVSTADSHTAGTNPVSQLFDYWSYDWFMAWAVVSVAAILVVLFTSFATSRARIAYHKWHAIHLLSYVAIIAAVPHQFLQGSTFRDGGAAWWFWFVLWAGAVSAFVYSRIISPIVVNRRHRLTVTDVAHETDGSVTITLGGDAVSHIGARSGQFLNIAFGRFAYLREMHPYSLSAAPGETLRITVKPLGDASSALADLEVGTSAWIEGPLGVFTHEARTGRDLMLIGAGIGVSPIRSLLEDAPEHGSVSVIVRGRSREEIPLLDEIEQLSMVRGARYAALLGRRGTTWGTALHPVTLVGAIKDPSDTDVYICGPVQWGLQVEADARAAGVPSHAIHREEFAW, from the coding sequence ATGACCATCATCGAGACGCCGCCGGGCGACCATCGGCCCGCACCGCTGCCGATCCGGCGCGACGCGGGCGCGCTGGCGCGCGAAGTGGGCACCCCGACCGAGGCCGTGGCCCGCCGCCGCAGCCTCCGCGCCGACATGCTCGAGGCCGCCGTATGGCTCACCGCGGTGACCGGAATCGCCTTCATGATCGGCTCGGGCGCGTTCCTCGACTCGGGCTTCTGGGGCTGGCTCGGCATGATCGCCCGCGCGCTCGGCATCGTCGCCGCGGTGATGATGCTGATGCAGCTGCTGCTCGCGTCGCGCGCCCCGTGGATCGACCGGGTGATCGGCCACGACAAGGCCGTCGCGCTGCACACCAAGTACGGCGTGACGTCGTTCGTCGTCATGCTCCTGCACATCGCCGTCGTCTCGACCGCCGACTCCCACACCGCGGGGACCAACCCGGTCTCGCAGCTGTTCGACTACTGGTCGTACGACTGGTTCATGGCGTGGGCCGTCGTCTCGGTCGCCGCGATCCTGGTCGTCCTGTTCACGTCCTTCGCGACGTCGAGGGCGCGGATCGCGTACCACAAGTGGCACGCGATCCATCTGCTCAGCTACGTCGCGATCATCGCCGCCGTGCCTCACCAGTTCCTGCAGGGCTCGACGTTCCGCGACGGCGGTGCCGCATGGTGGTTCTGGTTCGTGCTGTGGGCCGGCGCGGTGTCCGCGTTCGTCTACTCACGGATCATCTCGCCCATCGTCGTCAACCGCCGCCACCGCCTCACGGTGACCGACGTGGCGCACGAGACCGACGGCTCCGTCACGATCACGCTCGGCGGCGACGCGGTGTCCCACATCGGCGCCCGCTCGGGCCAGTTCCTCAACATCGCGTTCGGGCGCTTCGCCTATCTGCGCGAGATGCACCCCTACTCGCTGTCGGCCGCGCCCGGCGAGACCCTCCGCATCACGGTGAAGCCGCTCGGCGACGCCTCGTCGGCACTGGCCGACCTCGAGGTCGGCACGAGCGCCTGGATCGAGGGTCCGCTCGGGGTCTTCACCCACGAGGCCCGCACGGGCCGCGACCTCATGCTCATCGGCGCGGGCATCGGGGTGTCCCCGATCCGCTCGCTGCTCGAGGACGCGCCCGAGCACGGCTCGGTGTCGGTGATCGTCCGCGGTCGCTCGCGCGAGGAGATCCCGCTGCTCGACGAGATCGAGCAGCTGTCGATGGTGCGCGGCGCGCGCTACGCGGCGCTGCTGGGCCGCCGCGGCACCACGTGGGGCACCGCGCTCCACCCCGTGACGCTCGTCGGCGCGATCAAGGATCCGTCGGACACCGATGTGTACATCTGCGGCCCCGTGCAGTGGGGCCTTCAGGTCGAGGCGGACGCGCGTGCGGCTGGAGTGCCGAGCCACGCGATCCACCGCGAAGAGTTCGCCTGGTGA
- the rpsP gene encoding 30S ribosomal protein S16 produces MAVKIRLKRFGKKRAPFYRVVVMDSRTKRDGRAIEEIGKYHPTEEPSVIEIDSERAQYWLSVGAQPTEQVAALLKLTGDWGTFKGEKGATSTVKVAAGKASAEDAIKAHADAAEKAKADAAAKKEEAAKAAAAEAEAAEAPAEDEAPAAAESEEN; encoded by the coding sequence ATGGCTGTGAAGATTCGTCTGAAGCGCTTCGGCAAGAAGCGCGCCCCGTTCTACCGCGTCGTCGTCATGGACTCGCGCACCAAGCGCGATGGCCGTGCCATCGAGGAGATCGGCAAGTACCACCCGACCGAGGAGCCCTCGGTCATCGAGATCGACTCGGAGCGCGCGCAGTACTGGCTCTCCGTCGGCGCGCAGCCGACCGAGCAGGTCGCGGCCCTCCTGAAGCTGACCGGCGACTGGGGCACCTTCAAGGGCGAGAAGGGTGCCACGAGCACCGTCAAGGTCGCCGCGGGCAAGGCCTCCGCCGAGGACGCCATCAAGGCGCACGCCGACGCCGCGGAGAAGGCCAAGGCCGACGCCGCCGCCAAGAAGGAGGAGGCCGCCAAGGCCGCCGCCGCCGAGGCTGAGGCCGCAGAGGCGCCCGCCGAGGACGAGGCCCCCGCGGCCGCCGAGTCCGAGGAGAACTAA
- the rplS gene encoding 50S ribosomal protein L19 codes for MQKLDSVVAGQIRDDIPDFRAGDTVNVHVKVIEGNRSRIQVFKGVVIARHGKGVGETFTVRKISFGVGVERKFPINAPTIEKLEVVSRGDVRRAKLYYLRGLRGKAARIREKREN; via the coding sequence ATGCAGAAGCTTGACTCCGTGGTCGCGGGCCAGATCCGCGACGACATTCCGGACTTCCGCGCCGGCGACACCGTCAACGTCCACGTGAAGGTCATCGAGGGCAACCGCTCGCGTATCCAGGTCTTCAAGGGCGTCGTCATCGCCCGCCACGGCAAGGGCGTCGGCGAGACCTTCACGGTCCGCAAGATCTCGTTCGGTGTGGGCGTGGAGCGCAAGTTCCCGATCAACGCGCCGACCATCGAGAAGCTCGAGGTCGTCTCGCGCGGTGACGTGCGTCGCGCCAAGCTGTACTACCTCCGCGGTCTCCGCGGCAAGGCCGCTCGCATCCGCGAGAAGCGCGAGAACTAG
- a CDS encoding FAD:protein FMN transferase has translation MPHGDDHETLTRIVHAMAMPFTVRLRDVADPAEADRVIGDFEDSLREADALLSMWRAETPMSRVARGDLDVDDAPAEIAQVLALAAGWRDATDGAFDARLTPRATRRLPVAYPAGAPDPTGIVKAWAVARALPALESVAADGWLVGAAGDVVVGGEGEWHVGIADPRVQGDPAGTRPVEVVALGGRRRALATSGGSQVHDHIWDPVTGDVARHYLQVSVIGPDLVACDAWATAIAAGGPHALALAADRKVAALAVTGARSGGGYDALTTPAWSGQWH, from the coding sequence ATGCCCCACGGGGACGATCATGAGACCCTCACCCGCATCGTCCATGCGATGGCGATGCCGTTCACGGTGCGGCTGCGCGACGTCGCCGACCCCGCCGAGGCGGACCGCGTGATCGGAGACTTCGAGGACTCGCTGAGGGAGGCGGACGCGCTGCTGTCGATGTGGCGCGCGGAGACGCCCATGAGCCGCGTCGCCAGGGGAGACCTGGACGTGGACGATGCGCCGGCCGAGATCGCGCAGGTGCTCGCCCTGGCAGCGGGCTGGCGGGACGCCACCGACGGCGCTTTCGACGCGCGCCTCACCCCGCGCGCCACGCGCCGACTGCCCGTCGCCTACCCTGCCGGCGCCCCCGATCCCACCGGCATCGTCAAGGCCTGGGCGGTCGCCCGTGCGCTTCCCGCGCTCGAGAGCGTCGCGGCGGACGGCTGGCTCGTCGGAGCCGCAGGCGACGTGGTGGTCGGGGGAGAGGGCGAGTGGCACGTCGGGATCGCCGATCCCCGGGTCCAGGGCGACCCCGCGGGCACGCGTCCCGTCGAGGTGGTGGCGCTCGGCGGTCGGCGTCGCGCTCTCGCGACCTCGGGCGGCTCGCAGGTCCACGATCACATCTGGGATCCCGTGACGGGTGACGTCGCGAGGCACTACCTGCAGGTCTCGGTCATCGGCCCGGATCTCGTCGCGTGCGACGCCTGGGCGACGGCCATCGCCGCGGGCGGTCCTCACGCACTCGCGCTCGCGGCCGATCGGAAGGTTGCCGCGCTCGCCGTCACAGGAGCACGATCAGGTGGTGGCTACGACGCCCTGACCACACCCGCGTGGTCAGGACAGTGGCACTGA
- a CDS encoding FMN-binding protein, translated as MNTSRAFMVGGAAAAVLTAGWALTPKDSSTAYASTDTSTTTDSTDTSSSDSDGTYTGESVQTRYGSFSVAITVEGGEVVDVTMVESGETDHESQQINSTALPQLIQEVLETQSADVTYISGASYTSDGFAQSVADAFDQAGL; from the coding sequence ATGAACACCTCACGCGCATTCATGGTCGGCGGCGCCGCAGCCGCGGTCCTCACCGCCGGCTGGGCCCTCACGCCGAAGGACTCGTCGACGGCATACGCCTCGACCGACACGAGCACCACGACGGACTCGACCGACACCTCGTCGTCCGACTCCGACGGCACCTACACGGGAGAGTCGGTCCAGACCCGGTACGGGTCGTTCTCGGTCGCGATCACCGTGGAGGGCGGGGAGGTCGTCGACGTCACCATGGTCGAGTCCGGCGAGACCGACCACGAGTCCCAGCAGATCAACTCGACCGCTCTGCCGCAGCTCATCCAGGAGGTCCTCGAGACCCAGAGCGCGGACGTCACGTACATCTCTGGCGCGAGCTACACGTCAGACGGCTTCGCGCAGTCCGTCGCCGACGCCTTCGACCAGGCGGGCCTGTGA
- a CDS encoding KH domain-containing protein: protein MVLDALEFLVRSIVRNPDDVRVTERTGRRGTTLNVVVHPDDLPRVIGRRGRTAQAIRTVVDAVARDDVRVNIVDVA, encoded by the coding sequence ATGGTCCTCGACGCCCTGGAGTTCCTTGTCCGCAGCATCGTCCGCAACCCGGACGACGTGCGCGTCACCGAGCGCACGGGGCGTCGAGGCACCACGCTGAACGTGGTCGTCCACCCCGACGACCTGCCTCGCGTGATCGGCCGCCGTGGCCGCACCGCGCAGGCGATTCGCACCGTCGTCGACGCCGTCGCGCGCGATGACGTGCGGGTCAACATCGTCGACGTCGCCTGA
- the rimM gene encoding ribosome maturation factor RimM (Essential for efficient processing of 16S rRNA) gives MDVTVARIGRAHGLKGEVSVELRTDIPEERLVAGAEFTTDPESAGPLTIAGTRVQAGRWYVRFAEITDRNAAEAARGVSLVMDSDEDMEDDAWFVHELVGLTAVRSDGTEVGKVVDLQSMPAQDLLVVKQPGGFRALIPFVEAFVPEVDLEGGRVVVDPPHGLLAGEEPEATGETAGG, from the coding sequence ATGGACGTGACAGTGGCGCGCATCGGGCGTGCGCATGGGCTCAAGGGTGAGGTGAGCGTCGAGCTGCGCACCGACATCCCCGAGGAACGACTGGTGGCGGGCGCCGAGTTCACCACCGATCCCGAGAGCGCCGGGCCGCTCACGATCGCGGGAACGCGCGTGCAGGCGGGGCGGTGGTACGTGCGCTTCGCGGAGATCACGGACCGCAACGCGGCGGAGGCGGCGAGGGGAGTGTCCCTCGTGATGGACTCCGACGAGGACATGGAGGACGACGCGTGGTTCGTCCATGAGCTCGTCGGTCTCACTGCGGTGCGGTCGGACGGCACGGAGGTCGGCAAGGTCGTGGACCTGCAGTCGATGCCCGCGCAGGATCTGCTCGTCGTCAAGCAGCCGGGCGGCTTCCGCGCCCTCATCCCGTTCGTCGAAGCGTTCGTGCCCGAGGTGGATCTCGAGGGCGGACGGGTCGTGGTGGACCCGCCGCATGGCCTGCTCGCGGGCGAGGAGCCCGAGGCGACCGGTGAGACTGCGGGAGGCTGA
- a CDS encoding FMN-binding protein, with protein sequence MRASRMAAVAVGSAAIVGVGYATAPKGLVTLDLAESVDSDASAGEDTTADDADDAVEAEPTPSVVCEEVAVSADDAADDDDDDHDDDDDYDDDDDDDDDDDDHDDDAVQVVEICTTVTPEPTSETTSGGDQAGQADVGSGTFDGPVVTNVRGDFQAQIVVQDGVVVEVNALAAGTSASESQRINAEAIPELSARVLEAQDWDVEAYSGASYTSPGFLESVHGAFDDAGL encoded by the coding sequence ATGAGAGCGAGCAGGATGGCCGCGGTCGCGGTCGGCTCGGCGGCGATCGTCGGAGTCGGGTACGCGACGGCGCCCAAGGGGCTGGTGACGCTCGACCTCGCCGAGTCCGTGGACTCGGACGCGTCTGCGGGCGAGGACACGACGGCCGACGATGCGGACGACGCGGTGGAGGCCGAGCCGACGCCGTCGGTCGTATGCGAGGAGGTCGCGGTGTCCGCCGACGACGCCGCCGATGATGACGACGATGATCACGACGACGACGACGACTATGACGATGACGATGACGATGACGATGACGACGATGATCACGACGACGACGCGGTCCAGGTCGTCGAGATCTGCACCACCGTCACGCCGGAGCCGACCTCGGAGACCACCTCGGGCGGCGACCAGGCCGGACAGGCCGATGTGGGCTCCGGCACCTTCGATGGTCCCGTGGTCACCAACGTGCGCGGCGACTTCCAGGCGCAGATCGTCGTCCAGGATGGGGTCGTCGTCGAGGTCAACGCCCTCGCCGCTGGCACGTCCGCATCCGAGTCGCAGCGCATCAACGCGGAGGCGATCCCCGAGCTGTCGGCGCGCGTCCTCGAGGCGCAGGACTGGGACGTCGAGGCCTACTCGGGGGCGTCGTACACGTCGCCCGGCTTCCTCGAGTCGGTCCACGGGGCCTTCGACGACGCAGGGCTCTAA
- a CDS encoding TetR/AcrR family transcriptional regulator produces the protein MQDLIESTPKACEGLRERKLRLARNATQKAAIELCLEHGLDAVTVEMIAERAGISARTFYNYFGTRESALLGDAKPVPTESHIARFVARDDVSDVEAFALMMADVWVEDEPDRELFALRHRLYEAEPTLAAANLARIGESRERLAEIAVLRLRAHRPEIDEEQLALESTLVVALAMGALQAIGRTWLSSGAEVSQLKALIHGLVPSIRRLTQTTRP, from the coding sequence ATGCAAGATTTGATCGAGTCGACCCCGAAGGCCTGTGAGGGGCTGCGCGAGCGCAAGCTGCGTCTCGCGCGCAACGCCACGCAGAAGGCCGCGATCGAGCTGTGCCTCGAGCACGGGCTCGACGCCGTCACGGTCGAGATGATCGCCGAGCGGGCGGGCATCTCCGCGCGCACGTTCTACAACTACTTCGGCACGCGGGAGAGCGCGCTGCTCGGCGACGCCAAGCCCGTGCCGACCGAGTCGCACATCGCGCGCTTCGTCGCGCGGGACGACGTCAGCGACGTCGAGGCCTTCGCTCTCATGATGGCCGACGTGTGGGTCGAGGACGAGCCCGACCGCGAGCTCTTCGCCCTGCGGCACCGCCTGTACGAGGCGGAGCCGACCCTCGCGGCGGCCAACCTCGCCCGGATCGGCGAGTCCCGCGAGCGCCTCGCCGAGATCGCAGTCCTGCGCCTGCGTGCGCATCGCCCGGAGATCGACGAGGAGCAGCTCGCCCTCGAGTCCACCCTCGTGGTCGCGCTCGCCATGGGCGCGCTCCAGGCCATCGGCCGCACCTGGCTGTCGAGCGGGGCAGAGGTGTCCCAGCTCAAGGCCCTCATCCACGGCCTCGTCCCCAGCATCCGTCGTCTCACTCAGACCACTCGCCCCTAG
- the trmD gene encoding tRNA (guanosine(37)-N1)-methyltransferase TrmD: protein MRVDVVTIFPEFFQVLDVSLLGKARQAALVDTHVHQLRDWAAFKADGTPDAHRTVDDAPFGGGAGMVMKPDVWGKALDDVLEPGGVLVIPSPAGIPFTQALAADLSVAPQLVFACGRYEGIDARVAEHYAGEGFRVLEVSLGDYVLNGGEVAAFAMIEAVTRLIPGFMGNAESIVEESHSDGLLEYPSYTRPASWRGHDVPDVLLSGHHGRVAEWRHEQQVARTRERRPDMLAALEEPRADD from the coding sequence ATGCGCGTCGACGTCGTGACGATCTTCCCCGAGTTCTTCCAGGTGCTCGATGTGTCGCTCCTGGGCAAGGCGCGTCAGGCCGCGCTCGTGGATACCCACGTGCACCAGCTGCGTGATTGGGCGGCCTTCAAGGCCGACGGCACCCCCGACGCGCACCGCACGGTCGACGATGCGCCGTTCGGCGGCGGCGCCGGCATGGTGATGAAGCCCGACGTCTGGGGCAAGGCGCTCGACGACGTGCTCGAGCCTGGCGGCGTGCTCGTCATCCCGAGCCCGGCGGGGATCCCGTTCACCCAGGCGCTCGCCGCGGACCTGTCCGTCGCGCCCCAACTCGTCTTCGCATGCGGTCGGTATGAGGGGATCGACGCCCGCGTCGCCGAGCACTACGCGGGCGAGGGCTTCCGCGTGCTCGAGGTAAGCCTCGGCGACTACGTGCTCAATGGGGGAGAGGTCGCGGCCTTCGCGATGATCGAGGCCGTGACGAGGCTCATCCCCGGCTTCATGGGCAACGCCGAGTCCATCGTCGAGGAGTCCCATTCCGACGGCCTGCTCGAGTACCCCTCGTACACCCGTCCCGCGTCGTGGCGGGGCCACGACGTGCCCGATGTGCTGCTGAGCGGTCACCACGGTCGCGTGGCCGAGTGGCGTCACGAGCAGCAGGTCGCGCGCACGCGTGAGCGGCGCCCCGACATGCTCGCCGCGCTCGAGGAGCCGCGGGCGGACGACTGA
- a CDS encoding FAD:protein FMN transferase encodes MIVAAHAMAMGFTLHVDDAVDRDALATIMEHIEHDLRWVDETFSTFKDDSCVSRIGRGETTVEECPPAVAQVLDLCADYRDATGGAFDAIRPDGRIDPTGIVKTWAMERVRWRLDSLPARGWMWGCAGDATVSGLGPDDGRVWRVGIAHPEHRFESVGTVALGGRRTAIATSGTSEHGEHIWRTEGGTSGYVQASVVGNDLVECDAWATAIVADGERAALAAQERGMDVLALRMREGRVVADRSPGWTWAA; translated from the coding sequence ATGATCGTCGCCGCGCATGCGATGGCCATGGGGTTCACGCTGCACGTGGACGACGCTGTGGACCGCGACGCTCTCGCGACGATCATGGAGCACATCGAGCACGACCTTCGGTGGGTCGATGAGACCTTCTCGACCTTCAAGGACGACTCGTGCGTCTCCCGCATTGGTCGAGGCGAGACGACGGTGGAGGAGTGCCCGCCTGCGGTGGCCCAGGTCCTCGACCTGTGCGCCGACTACCGCGACGCGACCGGCGGCGCGTTCGACGCCATCAGGCCCGACGGCCGCATCGATCCCACGGGCATCGTGAAGACCTGGGCGATGGAGCGCGTGCGCTGGCGCCTCGACTCGCTCCCCGCCCGCGGCTGGATGTGGGGCTGTGCGGGCGACGCGACCGTGTCGGGACTCGGGCCGGACGACGGTCGGGTCTGGCGCGTGGGCATCGCGCACCCCGAGCACCGCTTCGAGTCGGTCGGAACCGTGGCGCTCGGAGGGCGCCGCACCGCGATCGCGACCTCCGGCACCTCGGAGCACGGCGAGCACATCTGGCGCACCGAGGGTGGCACGTCGGGATATGTTCAGGCGAGCGTCGTCGGCAACGACCTCGTGGAGTGCGACGCGTGGGCCACCGCGATCGTCGCGGATGGCGAGAGGGCCGCGCTCGCGGCCCAGGAGCGCGGCATGGACGTGCTCGCGCTGCGGATGCGCGAGGGCAGGGTCGTCGCGGACCGGTCGCCCGGCTGGACCTGGGCGGCCTGA
- a CDS encoding FMN-binding protein produces the protein MKTSRAFMVGGAATAILTTGWALSPKATDAVEYAASSDSSLAESDSADDAGSSEGSESSDDLSEDSGDDSGLTLEDDGSDGSTDGSAPSFDQGERPEGGGHGGPPGSGEQSSGTLDDSATSAGDTGSSDGTTYTGESVQTRYGSFSVQITVVDGEVTGVEMVESGDTDHESIQINSTALPQLMEEVLETQSADVTYISGASYTSGGFAQSVADAFDQAGL, from the coding sequence ATGAAGACCTCACGCGCATTCATGGTCGGCGGCGCCGCCACGGCCATCCTCACGACCGGCTGGGCCCTGTCGCCCAAGGCCACCGACGCGGTCGAGTACGCCGCATCGTCCGATTCTTCGCTCGCAGAGTCCGACTCGGCCGACGATGCGGGCTCGAGCGAGGGCTCCGAGTCGAGCGACGACCTGAGCGAGGACTCGGGCGACGACTCCGGACTGACCCTCGAGGACGACGGGAGCGACGGGTCCACGGACGGCTCGGCTCCCTCCTTCGATCAGGGCGAGAGGCCCGAGGGGGGCGGCCATGGCGGGCCCCCCGGATCGGGAGAGCAGAGCAGCGGCACCCTTGACGACTCCGCCACGAGCGCGGGCGACACCGGCAGCTCAGACGGCACCACCTACACGGGTGAGTCCGTGCAGACGCGCTACGGCTCGTTCTCCGTCCAGATCACCGTGGTCGACGGCGAGGTCACCGGGGTCGAGATGGTCGAGTCCGGCGACACCGACCACGAGTCCATCCAGATCAACTCGACCGCGCTTCCTCAGCTCATGGAGGAGGTCCTCGAGACGCAGAGCGCCGACGTGACCTACATCTCGGGCGCGAGCTACACGTCCGGCGGCTTCGCGCAGTCCGTGGCCGATGCGTTCGACCAGGCGGGCCTGTGA
- a CDS encoding ribonuclease HII: protein MRTAVSLDHERALWNAGATVVAGIDEVGRGALAGPVSVGLCAVTPRDDWPEGLADSKQLTPARRDAMAAELSCYGVARAVAHAQPHEIDAHGIVGALRLAGLRALASLAADGVVVDAILLDGTHDWLTAPAPDLFAADAGDPLVVLVPEAPEVAPVTTVVKGDGKCASIAAGSVLAKVERDALMVAADADHPAYGWARNKGYGAPVHLAALRERGPSPLHRLSWSLPQRDA, encoded by the coding sequence GTGCGCACCGCGGTCTCGCTCGATCACGAGCGTGCCCTCTGGAACGCGGGCGCCACGGTGGTCGCCGGGATCGACGAGGTCGGCAGGGGAGCGCTCGCCGGCCCCGTGAGCGTCGGGCTGTGCGCCGTGACGCCGCGCGACGACTGGCCCGAGGGGCTCGCCGACTCCAAGCAGCTCACGCCCGCGCGACGTGACGCGATGGCCGCCGAGCTGTCCTGCTACGGGGTCGCCAGAGCCGTCGCCCACGCCCAGCCGCACGAGATCGATGCCCACGGCATCGTGGGGGCCCTCCGCCTTGCCGGACTGCGTGCGCTCGCCTCCCTTGCGGCCGACGGCGTCGTCGTCGACGCGATCCTGCTCGACGGCACGCATGACTGGCTCACCGCGCCCGCCCCGGACCTGTTCGCCGCCGACGCGGGCGACCCCCTCGTCGTCCTCGTGCCGGAAGCCCCTGAGGTCGCCCCGGTGACCACCGTGGTGAAGGGCGACGGCAAGTGCGCGTCGATCGCCGCGGGGTCGGTGCTCGCCAAGGTCGAGCGCGACGCGCTTATGGTCGCGGCCGACGCGGACCACCCCGCGTACGGCTGGGCCCGCAACAAGGGCTACGGCGCGCCGGTGCACCTCGCGGCCCTGCGCGAGAGGGGCCCGAGCCCCCTCCACCGACTGAGCTGGTCCCTTCCTCAGCGCGACGCGTGA